The following proteins are encoded in a genomic region of Ananas comosus cultivar F153 unplaced genomic scaffold, ASM154086v1, whole genome shotgun sequence:
- the LOC109706428 gene encoding uncharacterized protein LOC109706428: MKNDFIVAQIYVDDIVFGATKDTVATEFAKLMTSEFEMSMMSELSYFLGLQVKQLKEGIHLSQTKYAKELVKKFGLDGAKNFDTPMGTSNKGLGLDVEGQSVDEKQYRSMIGSLLYLTASRPDIAFSVGICACYQVNPKEVHLKAVKRIIRYVKGTTGYGLWYPMGTSLDLIGYSDADWAGSADDRKAQVEHAFI; this comes from the coding sequence ATGAAAAATGACTTtattgtggcacaaatttatgtggATGACATTGTCTTTGGCGCAACTAAAGATACCGTTGCGACTGAATTTGCAAAGTTGATGACtagtgagtttgagatgtcgatgatgAGTGAGCTTTCATATTTCCTTGgtcttcaagttaaacaattaAAGGAAGGAATTCATTTATCTCAAACCAAGTATGCAAAGGAACTGGTTAAGAAATTCGGTTTGGATGGAGCAAAGAACTTTGATACACCGATGGGAACAAGTAACAAAGGACTCGGACTGGATGTTGAAGGACaaagtgtggatgagaaacagtaTAGAAGCATGATCGGCAGTTTACTGTACTTGACCGCGAGTAGACCGGACATTGCTTTTAGTGTGGGAATCTGTGCTTGCTATCAAGTTAATCCCAAAGAAGTTCATTTGAAAGCGGTTAAGAGAATCATACGATATGTTAAAGGTACGACTGGTTATGGTCTATGGTATCCGATGGGGACGTCTTTGGATTTAATTGGCTACTCGGATGCGGATTGGGCCGGTTCTGCGGATGATCGAAAAGCACAAGTGGAGCATGCTTTTATATAG